Proteins from a genomic interval of Stenotrophomonas sp. 24(2023):
- a CDS encoding MBL fold metallo-hydrolase, with product MKLWSIRGNTQRLDGGAMFGNAPRALWEKWAAPDELNRIELACRALLASPLEGKTVLFETGIGAFFEPRLRERYGVQESNHVLMESLREAGFEHEDIDVVVLSHLHFDHAGGLLAPWIEGRGPELLFPNATFVVGAEHWQRALNPHPRDRASFIPELPALLEASGRLEVVDGEYSQALGRSVRFSFSDGHTPGLMLAEIVGQAGGDGQAHGGVVFCADLIPGRSWVHVPITMGYDRNAELLIDEKRQFLEDKLARNVHLFFTHDPQIALAQLGRDDKGRFVTLHEQGELRARALG from the coding sequence ATGAAACTATGGTCGATTCGTGGCAACACGCAGCGCCTGGACGGCGGGGCGATGTTTGGCAATGCACCGCGTGCATTGTGGGAAAAATGGGCGGCACCGGATGAGCTCAACCGCATCGAGCTGGCCTGCCGTGCGCTGCTGGCCAGCCCGCTGGAAGGCAAGACGGTGCTGTTCGAGACCGGCATCGGGGCGTTCTTCGAGCCGCGCCTGCGCGAGCGCTATGGCGTGCAGGAAAGCAACCACGTGCTGATGGAGTCACTGCGCGAGGCCGGCTTCGAGCATGAAGACATCGATGTGGTGGTGCTCAGCCACCTGCATTTCGACCATGCCGGCGGGCTGTTGGCGCCGTGGATCGAAGGGCGGGGGCCGGAACTGTTGTTCCCCAACGCGACCTTCGTGGTCGGTGCCGAGCACTGGCAGCGTGCCCTGAACCCCCATCCGCGCGACCGCGCCAGCTTCATTCCCGAACTGCCGGCCCTGCTGGAGGCCAGCGGACGGCTGGAGGTGGTCGATGGCGAGTATTCGCAGGCACTGGGCCGCAGCGTGCGTTTCAGCTTCAGCGACGGCCATACGCCGGGCCTGATGCTGGCCGAAATCGTCGGCCAGGCAGGTGGAGACGGCCAGGCACATGGGGGCGTGGTGTTCTGCGCCGACCTGATTCCCGGCCGGTCCTGGGTGCACGTGCCGATCACCATGGGCTATGACCGCAATGCCGAGCTGCTGATCGACGAAAAGCGGCAGTTCCTGGAAGACAAGCTGGCGCGCAACGTGCACCTGTTCTTCACCCATGACCCGCAGATCGCACTGGCGCAGCTGGGCCGTGATGACAAGGGCCGGTTCGTGACCCTGCACGAGCAGGGCGAACTGAGGGCGCGCGCGCTGGGCTGA
- a CDS encoding PsiF family protein, giving the protein MIRSTLLAALLVLAVPTLAQATTPQQQRMADCSAKNKGKTGEEYKAAQKACLSGQPAKATTPQERMKQCNADAASKKLAGDTRKTFMSSCLKAS; this is encoded by the coding sequence CCTCCTCGTGCTTGCCGTGCCCACGCTCGCGCAGGCGACCACCCCGCAGCAGCAACGCATGGCGGACTGCTCGGCCAAGAACAAGGGCAAGACCGGCGAGGAGTACAAGGCCGCGCAGAAGGCCTGCCTCAGTGGCCAGCCGGCCAAGGCCACCACGCCGCAGGAGCGCATGAAGCAGTGCAACGCCGATGCCGCCAGCAAGAAGCTGGCCGGTGATACGCGCAAGACGTTCATGAGCAGCTGCCTGAAGGCGTCGTAA